From the genome of Callithrix jacchus isolate 240 chromosome 7, calJac240_pri, whole genome shotgun sequence, one region includes:
- the GPX7 gene encoding glutathione peroxidase 7 isoform X2 yields MVVVATVAAWLLLWAAACAQREQDFYDFKAVNIRGKLVSLEKYRGSVSLVVNVASECGFTDQHYRALQQLQRDLGPHHFNVLAFPCNQFGQQEPDSNKEIESFARRTYSVSFPMFSKIAVTGTGAHPAFKYLAPAFVSLTTTPPCNPFTWRSK; encoded by the exons ATGGTGGTGGTGGCGACGGTGGCGGCGTGGCTGCTCCTGTGGGCCGCGGCCTGCGCGCAGCGGGAGCAAGACTTCTACGACTTCAAGGCGGTCAACATCCGGGGCAAACTGGTGTCGCTGGAGAAGTACCGCGGCTCG GTGTCTCTGGTGGTGAATGTGGCCAGCGAGTGCGGCTTCACAGATCAGCACTACCGagccctgcagcagctgcagcggGACCTGGGTCCCCACCACTTCAACGTGCTTGCCTTCCCCTGCAACCAGTTTGGCCAACAGGAGCCTGACAGCAACAAGGAGATTGAGAGCTTTGCCCGCCGTACCTACAGTGTCTCATTTCCCATGTTTAGCAAGATTGCAGTCACTGGTACTGGTGCCCACCCTGCCTTCAAGTACCTGGCCC CGGCCTTTGTATCCCTTACCACCACCCCACCCTGCAACCCATTCACCTGGAGGAGTAAATGA
- the GPX7 gene encoding glutathione peroxidase 7 isoform X1, with the protein MVVVATVAAWLLLWAAACAQREQDFYDFKAVNIRGKLVSLEKYRGSVSLVVNVASECGFTDQHYRALQQLQRDLGPHHFNVLAFPCNQFGQQEPDSNKEIESFARRTYSVSFPMFSKIAVTGTGAHPAFKYLAQTSGKEPTWNFWKYLVSPDGKVVGAWDPTVSVEEIRPQITALVRKLILRKREDL; encoded by the exons ATGGTGGTGGTGGCGACGGTGGCGGCGTGGCTGCTCCTGTGGGCCGCGGCCTGCGCGCAGCGGGAGCAAGACTTCTACGACTTCAAGGCGGTCAACATCCGGGGCAAACTGGTGTCGCTGGAGAAGTACCGCGGCTCG GTGTCTCTGGTGGTGAATGTGGCCAGCGAGTGCGGCTTCACAGATCAGCACTACCGagccctgcagcagctgcagcggGACCTGGGTCCCCACCACTTCAACGTGCTTGCCTTCCCCTGCAACCAGTTTGGCCAACAGGAGCCTGACAGCAACAAGGAGATTGAGAGCTTTGCCCGCCGTACCTACAGTGTCTCATTTCCCATGTTTAGCAAGATTGCAGTCACTGGTACTGGTGCCCACCCTGCCTTCAAGTACCTGGCCC aGACTTCTGGGAAGGAGCCCACCTGGAACTTCTGGAAATACCTTGTATCCCCAGATGGAAAGGTAGTAGGGGCTTGGGACCCAACCGTGTCAGTGGAGGAGATCAGACCCCAGATCACAGCACTTGTGAGGAAGCTCATCCTACGGAAGCGAGAAGACTTATAG